The following are from one region of the Leptospira terpstrae serovar Hualin str. LT 11-33 = ATCC 700639 genome:
- a CDS encoding type 1 glutamine amidotransferase family protein yields the protein MSNPTWILNKLLLQLIKVKQNLIKILFVSRMINLQMFVFLGFVLLQTPIFGLPKPKVLIVMSAADTILLDENHKHPTGVFANELMHPVIALENTGIELVFATPGAKRATLDPESLKDKYWNSKEEKAEAIQFLNSNTSFLNPISLEVAVKDQNKFVAILIPGGLSVLVHPLQFCLNTYFT from the coding sequence ATGTCGAATCCAACTTGGATCTTAAACAAGTTACTATTGCAATTGATCAAGGTTAAACAAAACCTAATCAAAATTCTTTTTGTGAGCAGGATGATCAATTTACAAATGTTTGTATTTCTTGGTTTTGTTCTTTTGCAGACACCTATCTTTGGTTTACCAAAACCAAAAGTATTAATCGTAATGAGTGCAGCCGATACCATTTTGTTAGATGAAAATCATAAACATCCCACTGGTGTATTTGCCAATGAATTGATGCATCCAGTGATAGCCTTAGAGAACACTGGGATTGAATTAGTATTTGCCACTCCAGGTGCAAAGCGCGCTACTCTGGATCCAGAAAGCCTAAAAGATAAATATTGGAATTCTAAAGAAGAAAAAGCGGAAGCCATTCAGTTTTTAAATTCTAATACGTCCTTTCTAAATCCAATTTCCTTAGAGGTGGCAGTCAAAGATCAAAACAAATTCGTAGCAATCTTAATACCGGGAGGACTGAGTGTACTCGTACATCCTTTACAGTTTTGTCTCAATACATACTTTACATAA